One window of Ziziphus jujuba cultivar Dongzao chromosome 5, ASM3175591v1 genomic DNA carries:
- the LOC107421122 gene encoding uncharacterized protein LOC107421122, which produces MANSGSSMLYSFLLFTVILSLQEMYRGKLASTELFTILGGFISSLIFLVLLTFIGNFQETCGMRSGWGAVIIAEAVALIAASTVHRVCITTCFLFSVGLLYEVNKLSGIALSKSESKTKRH; this is translated from the exons ATGGCGAATTCCGGGAGTTCGATGCTGTATTCCTTTCTTCTATTCACTGTCATTCTCTCACTTCAAGAAATGTATAGAGGGAAGTTAGCATCAACAGAATTATTCACCATACTTGGGGGTTTCATTAGTTCTCTCATATTCCTTGTGCTGTTGACA ttCATTGGTAACTTTCAGGAGACATGTGGAATGAGGAGTGGGTGGGGTGCTG TTATTATAGCAGAAGCAGTTGCTCTTATTGCTGCTAGCACTGTTCATCGAGTTTGTATCACTACATG TTTCTTGTTTTCGGTTGGATTATTATATGAAGTCAACAAGCTTTCAGGAATTGCGCTTTCCAAAAGTGAATCTAAAACAAAGAGGCACTGA
- the LOC125423125 gene encoding uncharacterized protein LOC125423125 isoform X3, with the protein MESPECPVCLQNYDGEYTIPRVLACGHSACESCLSKLPQRFSNTIRCPACTQLVKFPPQGPSALPKNIDLLSFCLPKNHGSDPSDSSQKPRKVSEDICAYDFLPRFWSEEFYAAWKDWILPHDAVLVDVKVDGEENGGVFDVLDGKTGSGFSSSLWVRVCLGDEQRVGLVRVVALPALDGSGFELGYVARVMKCLSEMREEPRNELSSMFRASVRQCRNIGKVYGLWGNLEDGFLYIVCKKQGGSFLKELVNLRNGFDDGDGFVSSKNGVSAFPMIGMEMCEAVMGLHSEGFTAGCIALSCFSFDDFGHAYLDLNEILVLGRKIRKTIMDTASSGTRIDDEELELIINNLLKNDVFLSPELLLELLHKEGVAVECDKYRYSTGYGSDIWGLACLLIRFLLGKILTEKVPKMSRNDCSDYSTMYSSWMNEVTSLLETELGSDYALLIDILLECLIYDPGSRPLVNDVRKCIRELIIKAPFDITSSCLEGAVDGDSTSCCIILGELCQPPKKMSPTKKEDGLRGSEAGNEADFGQEEERPDKHFFEDLSRGSVKFKDLHGHRDCITGVAVGGGFLFSSSFDKTIRVWSLQDFSHVHTFEGHEHRVMALIYVDQEKPLCVSGDNGGGIFVWGTSIPLGQEPLKKWYEQKDWRYSGIHALSSSGNGYIYTGSGDKSIKAWLLQDGTLSCTMNGHKSVVSTLAVCDEVLYSGSWDGTIRLWSLIDHSPLTVLGEDTSGTVTSILALAVDRHMLIAAQENGRIKVWRNEMFMKSIHMHDGAVFAIGKEGKGLFTGGWDKTVSVQELCGDEFQVDARPIGSIPCDSVITALLCWQGKLFVGYANKLVKVYYHGK; encoded by the exons ATGGAGTCGCCGGAGTGTCCAGTATGCCTGCAGAACTACGACGGCGAGTACACAATTCCACGCGTACTCGCTTGTGGGCATTCGGCATGCGAGTCCTGCCTTTCAAAACTCCCACAGAGATTCTCTAACACCATTCGCTGCCCTGCCTGTACCCAACTGGTCAAGTTTCCTCCCCAAGGTCCCTCCGCTCTTCCCAAGAACATAGACCTTCTCTCCTTTTGTCTCCCCAAAAACCATGGCTCTGATCCTTCCGATTCTTCCCAGAAGCCTCGAAAGGTTTCCGAAGATATCTGCGCCTATGACTTCTTGCCTCGGTTTTGGTCGGAGGAGTTTTACGCCGCCTGGAAGGACTGGATCCTCCCACATGACGCCGTTTTGGTGGATGTGAAAGTAGATGGCGAAGAAAATGGTGGTGTTTTTGACGTTTTGGATGGGAAGACTGGTTctggtttttcttcttcattgtgGGTTCGGGTTTGTTTAGGAGATGAACAGAGGGTGGGTCTTGTTCGGGTTGTTGCCTTACCGGCTTTGGATGGTTCGGGTTTTGAGCTTGGCTACGTTGCGAGGGTTATGAAATGCTTGAGTGAAATGAGAGAGGAGCCGAGGAATGAGTTGAGTTCGATGTTTAGAGCTTCTGTAAGGCAGTGTAGGAATATAGGTAAAGTTTATGGCTTGTGGGGTAATTTGGAAGATGGGTTTTTGTACATTGTTTGTAAGAAACAAGGTGGGAGTTTCTTGAAGGAGTTGGTTAATTTGAGAAATGGGTTTGACGATGGAGATGGTTTTGTTTCAAGCAAAAATGGCGTGTCTGCTTTTCCGATGATTGGCATGGAAATGTGTGAAGCAGTGATGGGTTTGCATTCAGAAGGGTTTACTGCAGGTTGTATTGCTCTTTCGTGCTTTAGTTTTGATGACTTTGGTCATGCTTATTTGGATTTGAATGAGATTTTGGTGTTGGGAAGGAAGATTCGTAAGACTATTATGGATACTGCTTCAAGTGGAACAAGAATTGACGATGAAGAACTGGAACTGATCATTAATAATCTATTGAAAAATGATGTTTTTTTGAGTCCAGAGCTATTGCTCGAGTTACTGCACAAAGAGGGTGTTGCAGTAGAATGTGACAAATACAGATATTCAACTGGATATGGCTCAGATATTTGGGGATTAGCTTGTCTCCTAATTAGGTTTCTtcttggaaaaattttaactgAGAAGGTCCCCAAGATGAGTAGAAACGATTGTTCTGATTATTCAACAATGTATTCGAGCTGGATGAATGAAGTTACTTCTTTATTGGAAACCGAATTGGGTTCAGATTATGCATTGCTGATAGATATACTTTTGGAATGTTTGATTTATGATCCAGGAAGCCGCCCACTTGTGAATGATGTGAGGAAGTGCATCAGAGAACTGATAATTAAAGCTCCATTTGACATCACGTCCAGTTGTTTGGAAGGAGCAGTTGATGGTGATAGCACCTCCTGTTGCATAATTCTAGGGGAACTGTGTCAGCCTCCCAAGAAAATGTCACCCACAAAGAAGGAAGATGGTTTGCGGGGAAGTGAAGCAGGAAATGAGGCAGATTTTGgtcaagaagaagaaagaccTGATAAACATTTCTTTGAGGACCTCTCTCGGGGAAGTGTCAAATTCAAAGATTTGCATGGTCATCGTGACTGTATAACAGGAGTAGCTGTTGGAG GTGGTTTTCTTTTTAGCTCCTCATTCGACAAAACCATCCGTGTATGGTCCTTGCAG GACTTCTCGCATGTACATACATTTGAAGGCCATGAACATAGAGTCATGGCTCTAATTTATGTGGATCAAGAGAAACCTTTGTGCGTAAGTGGTGATAATGGAGGTGGCATATTTGTCTGGGGCACTAGTATTCCTCTTGGCCAAGAGCCATTAAAGAAATGGTATGAGCAGAAGGACTGGCGCTATAGTGGTATTCATGCCCTGTCCTCTTCAGGAAATGGATATATCTATACAGGTAGTGGAGACAAGTCAATAAAAGCATGGTTATTACAG GATGGTACGTTGTCATGCACTATGAATGGTCATAAATCAGTAGTTTCCACACTTGCGGTATGCGATGAGGTACTTTATAGTGGCAGTTGGGATGGAACCATTCGACTCTGGAGTCTTATTGATCACAGTCCTTTGACAGTTTTGGGGGAAGACACATCTGGAACTGTGACATCCATCTTGGCCCTTGCTGTTGACAGGCATATGCTTATTGCAGCTCAAGAAAATGGACGTATAAAG GTCTGGAGGAATGAGATGTTTATGAAATCCATTCATATGCATGATGGTGCTGTTTTTGCTATtggaaaggaagggaaagggCTATTTACTGGAGGTTGGGATAAAACTGTCAGTGTCCAG GAATTATGTGGAGATGAGTTTCAGGTGGATGCCAGACCTATTGGATCCATCCCTTGTGATTCTGTCATAACTGCTTTGTTATGCTGGCAGGGAAAACTTTTTGTTGGATATGCCAATAAGCTTGTCAAG